One stretch of Acropora muricata isolate sample 2 chromosome 12, ASM3666990v1, whole genome shotgun sequence DNA includes these proteins:
- the LOC136891957 gene encoding ankyrin-1-like isoform X1, which yields MKNNRKLSMSCYYVHHAIEYMKSRNYSKVKLPGVGAFLEYLELTYDVSCVTFNLGSLIISLDCKTLKGLDKLWNDYLSGHLNKVAKKHLVTYEMMKKLNRTKINLKTTIDEENYLNCRKVLMESSGEGNGTSSFFQQKIIDQETSITTGIATAADDEEVKQQDTDWIIRKKKARASRSALHKASVNGQYEEVKKYLSGGCAIDMKDQFLLTPLHLACWYGQESVVKLLLEHGADVNATDRFQFTPLHKAERRNYQSIVNLLLDHKARPTFQQPPSLRTLGRRAFTRTDEHSGFNPLQAAVLEGDVDTIEKVSNHLENFVEEINCRKTGEKASIFPGKSAAEILAASKWREKSHSLIGTICENFVATDVTLTELHSCAKRNDVEMAIELVLNDGIDVNVVAKRNITPLIWASPAASSLSIKTLIDLGADVNAQTFQETYFGFCSGTALRCAIHGNNAAVVKVLLANKADPNIADQQGNTVLHSSTSLRFSNISQLLIDSFCEINGRNNRGETPLHSAVLCKNVADVKVLLRNNADANIQDNEGNTPLHISTREGFSDISQLLVDSGCKLNVTNNIGVTPLHSTVDGENVADAKLLLKNKADVNIQDNWGNTPLNISTREGFCDISRLLVDSGCKINVRNNISTTPLHSAVYRKSLACVELLLKNNAVVNIQDNWGNTPLHISSRDGSSNISHLLIASGCRINLRNNLGETPLHSAVRVENVADVELLLKNNADANLQDTSGNTPLHISSRDGFSNISQLLIDSGCNKDLKNREGRRPLDLEPRPPFSGDLEEDERNRGYAYASPASLRRQSFVESEDKGDPWMHQPTLSALSSPVVGKQGSGFLLKKRPTLRSSEGSEPRATRKRLKGKTKLFRHVSSSKDDSWMNQPTPSTLSSPIVGKLKEQSGIGENRALLEKRPELSSEEPKLAVTRKLEGTKRGASRVKKATQIPAGVK from the exons ATGAAGAACAACAGAAAGCTGTCTATGAGTTGTTATTACGTACATCATGCAATAGAATACATGAAGTCACGAAACTATTCCAAAGTTAAATTACCTGGAGTGGGAGCCTTCCTTGAATATTTAGAATTGACATACGATGTGTCTTGTGTTACTTTCAATTTGGGCTCTCTTATCATCAGTCTGGATTGCAAAACATTAAAAGGTCTTGACAAGCTATGGAATGACTATCTCTCTGGGCACCTCAATAAAGTGGCAAAGAAGCACCTTGTGACTTATGAAATGATGAAGAAACTCAACCGGACGAAAATCAACCTGAAGACAACCATTGATGAGGAAAACTATTTAAACTGCAGGAAAGTTCTCATGGAATCTTCAG GAGAAGGCAACGGaacttcttcattttttcaacaaaaaattattgatcAGGAAACTAGCATCACCACTGGGATAGCCACAGCCGCAGATGATGAGGAG gtTAAGCAACAGGACACAGACTGGATTATTAGAAAGAAAAAGGCCAGA GCATCTAGAAGCGCTCTTCACAAGGCCTCAGTCAATGGACAATATGAGGAAGTCAAAAAGTATCTTTCTGGTGGATGTGCCATTGACATGAAAGATCAG tttttgttGACACCATTGCACCTTGCCTGTTGGTATGGACAGGAATCTGTTGTCAAGCTCTTGTTAGAGCATGGTGCAGATGTTAATGCCACAGATAGG TTTCAGTTCACTCCTTTGCACAAAGCTGAGCGTCGCAATTATCAGTCGATAGTAAATCTGCTCTTGGACCATAAAGCAAGACCAACGTTTCAACAACCA CCTAGTCTAAGAACATTAGGAAGAAGGGCATTTACGCGCACGGACGAGCATTCGGGATTCAATCCACTCCAGGCAGCTGTCTTAGAAGGAGATGTTGACACCATTGAAAAAGTAAGTAACCATCTAGAGAACTTTGTGGAAGAGATCAACTGCCGAAAAACTGGCGAGAAGGCTTCCATTTTCCCCGGAAAGTCAGCAGCTGAGATTTTGGCAGCTAGTAAATGGAGGGAGAAAAGTCATTCTCTGATTGGCACAATCTGCGAAAATTTCGTTGCGACTGACGTAACACTAACAGAGCTGCACTCCTGCGCCAAGCGAAATGACGTAGAAATGGCGATTGAACTCGTTTTGAATGATGGGATAGATGTCAATGTCGTTGCAAAGAGAAACATCACACCTTTGATTTGGGCGAGTCCAGCGGCCTCAAGTTTGTCAATCAAAACCCTGATTGATCTTGGTGCAGACGTAAATGCTCAAACATTCCAGGAGACATATTTTGGCTTCTGCAGTGGAACGGCACTTCGTTGTGCAATCCATGGCAACAATGCAGCTGTCGTTAAAGTGTTACTTGCCAACAAGGCGGATCCTAATATTGCTGACCAACAAGGAAATACAGTTCTACATTCATCCACTTCCTTGCGGTTTTCCAACATTTCACAGCTGCTGATAGACTCTTTCTGCGAAATCAATGGAAGAAACAACAGGGGTGAAACGCCACTTCATTCTGCTGTTCTTTGTAAGAATGTAGCTGATGTTAAAGTTTTACTTAGGAACAACGCCGATGCGAATATTCAGGACAATGAGGGAAATACCCCTCTTCATATATCTACGCGTGAGGGATTCTCCGACATTTCACAGTTGTTGGTAGACTCTGGCTGCAAACTCAATGTGACAAACAACATCGGTGTAACGCCACTACATTCTACGGTTGATGGTGAGAATGTAGCTGATGCTAAGCTTTTACTTAAGAACAAAGCGGACGTGAATATTCAGGACAATTGGGGAAATACCCCTCTTAATATCTCTACGCGTGAGGGATTCTGCGACATCTCACGGTTGTTGGTAGACTCTGGTTGTAAAATCAATGTGAGAAACAACATCTCTACAACACCTCTTCATTCTGCTGTCTATCGCAAGAGTTTAGCTTGTGTTGAGCTTTTACTTAAGAACAACGCGGTCGTGAATATTCAGGACAATTGGGGAAATACCCCTCTTCACATATCGTCGCGTGATGGATCTTCCAACATTTCACATTTGTTGATAGCCTCTGGCTGCAGAATCAATTTGAGAAACAACTTGGGCGAAACGCCTCTTCATTCTGCTGTTCGTGTTGAGAATGTAGCTGATGTTGAGCTCTTACTTAAGAACAACGCAGATGCAAATTTACAGGACACATCAGGAAATACCCCTCTTCATATATCTTCGCGTGATGGATTTTCCaacatttcacagttgttgATAGACTCCGGCTGCAACAAAGACCTGAAAAACAGGGAAGGTCGGAGGCCACTTGATCTTGAGCCTCGTCCTCCTTTTTCTGGTGATTTAGAGGAAGATGAACGAAATAGAGGATACGCATATGCATCGCCGGCGAGTTTGCGACGTCAAAGTTTCGTTGAAAGTGAAGATAAAGGTGATCCTTGGATGCACCAGCCGACTCTGTCTGCTCTGTCTTCACCTGTCGTTGGTAAACAAGGGAGTGGTTTCCTGTTAAAGAAACGACCTACATTACGATCAAGCGAAGGATCCGAACCTAGAGCTACAAGGAAGCGCCTGAAAGGTAAGACAAAGCTTTTTCGTCATGTTTCAAGTTCTAAAGATGATTCGTGGATGAACCAACCGACTCCGTCTACTCTTTCTTCGCCTATAGTTGGCAAGCTAAAAGAGCAAAGCGGGATAGGAGAGAATCGGGCCCTGTTAGAAAAACGACCGGAATTATCAAGCGAAGAACCCAAACTTGCAGTTACACGAAAACTGGAAGGGACGAAACGTGGAGCATCAAGAGTGAAAAAAGCGACACAAATACCAGCAGGTGTGAAGTAA
- the LOC136891957 gene encoding ankyrin-1-like isoform X2, producing MKNNRKLSMSCYYVHHAIEYMKSRNYSKVKLPGVGAFLEYLELTYDVSCVTFNLGSLIISLDCKTLKGLDKLWNDYLSGHLNKVAKKHLVTYEMMKKLNRTKINLKTTIDEENYLNCRKVLMESSGEGNGTSSFFQQKIIDQETSITTGIATAADDEEVKQQDTDWIIRKKKARASRSALHKASVNGQYEEVKKYLSGGCAIDMKDQFLLTPLHLACWYGQESVVKLLLEHGADVNATDRFQFTPLHKAERRNYQSIVNLLLDHKARPTFQQPPSLRTLGRRAFTRTDEHSGFNPLQAAVLEGDVDTIEKVSNHLENFVEEINCRKTGEKASIFPGKSAAEILAASKWREKSHSLIGTICENFVATDVTLTELHSCAKRNDVEMAIELVLNDGIDVNVVAKRNITPLIWASPAASSLSIKTLIDLGADVNAQTFQETYFGFCSGTALRCAIHGNNAAVVKVLLANKADPNIADQQGNTVLHSSTSLRFSNISQLLIDSFCEINGRNNRGETPLHSAVLCKNVADVKVLLRNNADANIQDNEGNTPLHISTREGFSDISQLLVDSGCKLNVTNNIGVTPLHSTVDGENVADAKLLLKNKADVNIQDNWGNTPLNISTREGFCDISRLLVDSGCKINVRNNISTTPLHSAVYRKSLACVELLLKNNAVVNIQDNWGNTPLHISSRDGSSNISHLLIASGCRINLRNNLGETPLHSAVRVENVADVELLLKNNADANLQDTSGNTPLHISSRDGFSNISQLLIDSGCNKDLKNREGRRPLDLEPRPPFSGDLEEDERNRGYAYASPASLRRQSFVESEDKGDPWMHQPTLSALSSPVVGKQGSGFLLKKRPTLRSSEGSEPRATRKRLKVGKLKEQSGIGENRALLEKRPELSSEEPKLAVTRKLEGTKRGASRVKKATQIPAGVK from the exons ATGAAGAACAACAGAAAGCTGTCTATGAGTTGTTATTACGTACATCATGCAATAGAATACATGAAGTCACGAAACTATTCCAAAGTTAAATTACCTGGAGTGGGAGCCTTCCTTGAATATTTAGAATTGACATACGATGTGTCTTGTGTTACTTTCAATTTGGGCTCTCTTATCATCAGTCTGGATTGCAAAACATTAAAAGGTCTTGACAAGCTATGGAATGACTATCTCTCTGGGCACCTCAATAAAGTGGCAAAGAAGCACCTTGTGACTTATGAAATGATGAAGAAACTCAACCGGACGAAAATCAACCTGAAGACAACCATTGATGAGGAAAACTATTTAAACTGCAGGAAAGTTCTCATGGAATCTTCAG GAGAAGGCAACGGaacttcttcattttttcaacaaaaaattattgatcAGGAAACTAGCATCACCACTGGGATAGCCACAGCCGCAGATGATGAGGAG gtTAAGCAACAGGACACAGACTGGATTATTAGAAAGAAAAAGGCCAGA GCATCTAGAAGCGCTCTTCACAAGGCCTCAGTCAATGGACAATATGAGGAAGTCAAAAAGTATCTTTCTGGTGGATGTGCCATTGACATGAAAGATCAG tttttgttGACACCATTGCACCTTGCCTGTTGGTATGGACAGGAATCTGTTGTCAAGCTCTTGTTAGAGCATGGTGCAGATGTTAATGCCACAGATAGG TTTCAGTTCACTCCTTTGCACAAAGCTGAGCGTCGCAATTATCAGTCGATAGTAAATCTGCTCTTGGACCATAAAGCAAGACCAACGTTTCAACAACCA CCTAGTCTAAGAACATTAGGAAGAAGGGCATTTACGCGCACGGACGAGCATTCGGGATTCAATCCACTCCAGGCAGCTGTCTTAGAAGGAGATGTTGACACCATTGAAAAAGTAAGTAACCATCTAGAGAACTTTGTGGAAGAGATCAACTGCCGAAAAACTGGCGAGAAGGCTTCCATTTTCCCCGGAAAGTCAGCAGCTGAGATTTTGGCAGCTAGTAAATGGAGGGAGAAAAGTCATTCTCTGATTGGCACAATCTGCGAAAATTTCGTTGCGACTGACGTAACACTAACAGAGCTGCACTCCTGCGCCAAGCGAAATGACGTAGAAATGGCGATTGAACTCGTTTTGAATGATGGGATAGATGTCAATGTCGTTGCAAAGAGAAACATCACACCTTTGATTTGGGCGAGTCCAGCGGCCTCAAGTTTGTCAATCAAAACCCTGATTGATCTTGGTGCAGACGTAAATGCTCAAACATTCCAGGAGACATATTTTGGCTTCTGCAGTGGAACGGCACTTCGTTGTGCAATCCATGGCAACAATGCAGCTGTCGTTAAAGTGTTACTTGCCAACAAGGCGGATCCTAATATTGCTGACCAACAAGGAAATACAGTTCTACATTCATCCACTTCCTTGCGGTTTTCCAACATTTCACAGCTGCTGATAGACTCTTTCTGCGAAATCAATGGAAGAAACAACAGGGGTGAAACGCCACTTCATTCTGCTGTTCTTTGTAAGAATGTAGCTGATGTTAAAGTTTTACTTAGGAACAACGCCGATGCGAATATTCAGGACAATGAGGGAAATACCCCTCTTCATATATCTACGCGTGAGGGATTCTCCGACATTTCACAGTTGTTGGTAGACTCTGGCTGCAAACTCAATGTGACAAACAACATCGGTGTAACGCCACTACATTCTACGGTTGATGGTGAGAATGTAGCTGATGCTAAGCTTTTACTTAAGAACAAAGCGGACGTGAATATTCAGGACAATTGGGGAAATACCCCTCTTAATATCTCTACGCGTGAGGGATTCTGCGACATCTCACGGTTGTTGGTAGACTCTGGTTGTAAAATCAATGTGAGAAACAACATCTCTACAACACCTCTTCATTCTGCTGTCTATCGCAAGAGTTTAGCTTGTGTTGAGCTTTTACTTAAGAACAACGCGGTCGTGAATATTCAGGACAATTGGGGAAATACCCCTCTTCACATATCGTCGCGTGATGGATCTTCCAACATTTCACATTTGTTGATAGCCTCTGGCTGCAGAATCAATTTGAGAAACAACTTGGGCGAAACGCCTCTTCATTCTGCTGTTCGTGTTGAGAATGTAGCTGATGTTGAGCTCTTACTTAAGAACAACGCAGATGCAAATTTACAGGACACATCAGGAAATACCCCTCTTCATATATCTTCGCGTGATGGATTTTCCaacatttcacagttgttgATAGACTCCGGCTGCAACAAAGACCTGAAAAACAGGGAAGGTCGGAGGCCACTTGATCTTGAGCCTCGTCCTCCTTTTTCTGGTGATTTAGAGGAAGATGAACGAAATAGAGGATACGCATATGCATCGCCGGCGAGTTTGCGACGTCAAAGTTTCGTTGAAAGTGAAGATAAAGGTGATCCTTGGATGCACCAGCCGACTCTGTCTGCTCTGTCTTCACCTGTCGTTGGTAAACAAGGGAGTGGTTTCCTGTTAAAGAAACGACCTACATTACGATCAAGCGAAGGATCCGAACCTAGAGCTACAAGGAAGCGCCTGAAAG TTGGCAAGCTAAAAGAGCAAAGCGGGATAGGAGAGAATCGGGCCCTGTTAGAAAAACGACCGGAATTATCAAGCGAAGAACCCAAACTTGCAGTTACACGAAAACTGGAAGGGACGAAACGTGGAGCATCAAGAGTGAAAAAAGCGACACAAATACCAGCAGGTGTGAAGTAA